Proteins encoded in a region of the Leifsonia sp. PS1209 genome:
- a CDS encoding sigma-70 family RNA polymerase sigma factor gives MSDLAEVRPAGDATGRSESTDRALLRALSGGSTTALSALYDRHSRVVYAYTAARLDAREDVEEVSQDVFVTLWRKRATIELAGESALPWLLVTSRNLIANRRRSLHVHQKRRTDDPVDGSVPDPRPGPDVLAEQQQLLAYVESVVAALPEPDRTVFELCIRGSHSYDEAAAQVGITPGAVRNRLSRLRGRLRSELETLRGMP, from the coding sequence ATGAGCGATTTGGCCGAGGTGAGGCCGGCGGGGGACGCGACGGGACGGTCCGAGTCCACGGACCGGGCCCTCCTGCGCGCGCTCTCCGGCGGTAGCACGACCGCGCTCAGCGCTCTCTACGACCGGCACAGCCGTGTGGTCTACGCGTACACCGCCGCGCGACTGGATGCCCGCGAAGACGTCGAAGAGGTGAGCCAGGACGTCTTCGTGACGCTCTGGCGCAAGCGCGCCACCATCGAACTCGCCGGGGAGTCTGCACTGCCCTGGCTCCTCGTGACGAGCCGCAATCTGATCGCCAACCGTCGACGCTCCCTCCACGTCCACCAGAAGAGACGCACAGACGACCCTGTCGACGGGTCGGTGCCGGACCCGCGCCCTGGGCCGGATGTGCTCGCCGAGCAGCAGCAACTGCTCGCATACGTCGAAAGCGTCGTCGCCGCGCTCCCCGAGCCGGACCGCACGGTGTTCGAGCTGTGCATCCGCGGCAGCCACAGCTACGACGAGGCCGCCGCGCAGGTCGGCATCACCCCCGGCGCGGTCCGCAACAGGCTGTCCCGACTGCGCGGACGCCTCAGAAGCGAACTCGAAACCCTCAGGGGGATGCCATGA
- a CDS encoding MBL fold metallo-hydrolase, which yields MSLDPVAVTPIRVAGLLVGEDERLPVYVHLIDHPDGRILVDTGLTQLHPAVADMDPRLDALDRHDELDLESITAVVNTHLHFDHCGGNHLFAGRPIYVQRQELEDARTLDDYTIPDWVDAPGVQYTAVDGEYELVAGVRLLPAPGHTRGSQIVVIETGERPIVIAGDTAVWFGELDEPSTEGQRLILSLHPREVWLAHADEPWRPAD from the coding sequence ATGTCTCTTGATCCGGTCGCCGTCACGCCCATCCGCGTCGCTGGTCTCCTCGTCGGGGAGGACGAGCGGCTGCCGGTCTACGTGCATCTCATCGACCATCCGGATGGGCGGATCCTGGTCGACACCGGGCTGACGCAGCTGCACCCCGCGGTGGCCGACATGGACCCGCGCCTCGATGCTCTCGACCGGCACGACGAGCTGGACCTCGAGAGCATCACCGCGGTGGTCAACACCCACCTGCATTTCGACCACTGCGGAGGCAACCACCTGTTCGCCGGTCGGCCGATCTACGTGCAGCGGCAGGAGCTCGAGGATGCCCGCACGCTGGACGATTACACGATCCCGGACTGGGTGGACGCCCCCGGCGTGCAGTACACGGCCGTGGACGGCGAGTACGAGCTGGTGGCGGGAGTCCGGCTGCTGCCCGCTCCCGGCCACACCCGCGGATCCCAGATCGTCGTGATCGAGACGGGCGAGAGGCCGATCGTGATCGCCGGCGACACCGCCGTGTGGTTCGGGGAGCTCGACGAACCCAGCACCGAGGGGCAGCGGCTCATCCTGTCGCTGCACCCGCGGGAGGTGTGGCTCGCTCACGCGGACGAGC
- a CDS encoding sensor histidine kinase, which translates to MPHNTLTPVFVGLRTGLHLLVVGLLVLVLVRVFLVGGPSLGPSLALTAAFAVVYALVAFMRFVPERRRKAAAALWIVGLSVIWIGLIVLVPEAAYLVFPMFFLYLHVLPGLLGPAAVVAATGVAIVALGMHGGFTVGGVIGPVVGAAVALLIGLGYRALAREAAEREALLAELVATRDRLAESEREQGMLAERSRLAREIHDTVAQGLSSIQLLLHAAERADGDRPGAEHVRLARETAAEGLADTRRFIRELASPLLDDGLAQALARLGEQQPGTDGDLRIEVETSQTGHLPMTVQTALLRIAQGALANVRQHAHATVARVVLDATDTEVTLTVSDDGDGFSFAPELVGARAAGSDSFGLRAIAERVEQLGGDLSVDSAPGRGTTLTVTFPVDAR; encoded by the coding sequence ATGCCGCACAACACCCTCACCCCCGTCTTCGTCGGGCTGCGCACGGGCCTCCACCTGCTCGTCGTCGGCCTGCTCGTGCTGGTGCTGGTGCGGGTGTTCCTGGTGGGCGGCCCGTCGCTCGGTCCGTCGCTGGCGCTCACGGCGGCGTTCGCCGTCGTCTACGCACTGGTCGCGTTCATGCGGTTCGTGCCGGAGCGACGCAGGAAAGCGGCTGCCGCTCTCTGGATCGTGGGGCTGTCTGTCATCTGGATCGGCCTGATCGTGCTGGTGCCCGAGGCGGCGTACCTCGTCTTCCCGATGTTCTTCCTCTACCTGCACGTGCTCCCCGGCCTGCTCGGCCCGGCGGCCGTGGTCGCCGCGACCGGCGTCGCCATCGTCGCGCTCGGGATGCACGGCGGCTTCACCGTCGGAGGCGTGATCGGCCCCGTGGTCGGTGCCGCCGTCGCCTTGCTGATCGGCCTGGGCTACCGCGCACTCGCCCGCGAGGCCGCCGAGCGCGAGGCGCTGCTCGCCGAACTCGTCGCGACCAGGGACCGCCTGGCCGAGAGCGAACGAGAGCAGGGGATGCTCGCCGAGCGTTCCCGCCTCGCCCGCGAGATCCACGACACGGTCGCGCAGGGCTTGTCGAGCATCCAGTTGCTGCTGCACGCCGCCGAGCGCGCGGACGGCGACCGGCCCGGGGCCGAGCACGTCCGGCTCGCGCGGGAGACGGCGGCGGAAGGGCTCGCGGACACGCGCAGGTTCATCCGGGAGCTGGCGTCGCCGCTGCTCGACGACGGGCTCGCGCAAGCACTCGCCCGCCTCGGCGAACAGCAGCCGGGCACCGACGGCGACCTCCGCATCGAGGTCGAGACGTCGCAGACCGGGCACCTCCCGATGACCGTGCAGACCGCCCTGCTGCGCATCGCTCAGGGTGCACTCGCGAACGTGCGCCAGCACGCGCACGCCACGGTCGCGAGGGTCGTGCTCGACGCGACGGACACCGAGGTGACGCTCACGGTCTCGGACGACGGCGACGGTTTCAGCTTCGCCCCGGAACTGGTGGGCGCCCGCGCGGCCGGTTCCGACTCGTTCGGCCTGCGCGCCATCGCCGAACGGGTCGAGCAACTCGGCGGCGACCTCAGCGTCGACAGTGCGCCCGGCCGCGGCACCACGCTGACCGTGACATTCCCGGTGGATGCGCGATGA
- a CDS encoding MarR family transcriptional regulator, translating into MTSGSSERPAQRPNQRMQRRAAASVKQSLRDLRVQLSVLNHQVGMAAELRDIDLDCLDIVSANGPISPSTLARLTGLHPATLTGILDRLEKGGWIARDRDPADRRSVLLRALPERSRDMFRLYADMNTRMDDLCAGYDTEQLETIAGFLQRATSAGREATEKFGESD; encoded by the coding sequence ATGACTTCAGGATCATCTGAGCGCCCGGCACAGCGCCCGAACCAGCGGATGCAGCGCCGCGCCGCCGCGTCCGTCAAGCAGTCCCTCCGCGACCTCCGGGTGCAGCTGTCCGTGCTCAACCACCAGGTCGGGATGGCCGCCGAACTCCGCGACATCGACCTCGACTGCCTCGACATCGTCTCCGCCAACGGCCCCATCAGCCCGAGCACGCTCGCGCGGCTGACCGGCCTCCACCCGGCGACGCTCACGGGCATCCTGGACCGGCTCGAGAAGGGCGGCTGGATCGCCCGCGACCGCGACCCCGCCGACCGTCGCTCGGTCCTCCTCCGGGCACTGCCCGAACGCAGTAGAGACATGTTCCGCCTCTACGCCGACATGAACACCCGGATGGACGATCTCTGCGCCGGGTACGACACGGAGCAGCTGGAGACCATCGCCGGGTTCCTGCAGCGGGCGACGTCCGCCGGGCGCGAGGCGACGGAGAAGTTCGGCGAGAGCGACTGA
- a CDS encoding SDR family oxidoreductase: MDIVVFGANGPTGRLLVGQALAAGHAVTAVTRDPDGFPLSDASLRVVEADVHDTAAVASVVRGADAVLSALGVPYGRQPITVYSDGATNILNGMRAAGVRRFACVSSSAIDPAAGPHGGFFFERVLQPVIVNLFGKQLYTDMRRMEAIVTASDLDWTIVRPSGLFDASGVSEYDYAERYTPGAFTSRADLADALLRQATEPEYVRTIVAVSTSAGAPTVRELIVREALGKK; encoded by the coding sequence ATGGACATCGTCGTATTCGGGGCCAACGGCCCGACCGGCCGGCTCCTGGTCGGGCAGGCGCTGGCGGCGGGCCACGCCGTGACCGCCGTCACCCGCGATCCGGACGGCTTCCCCCTGAGTGACGCATCCCTCCGGGTGGTCGAAGCCGACGTGCACGACACGGCGGCGGTCGCCTCCGTGGTCCGCGGGGCGGACGCGGTGCTCTCCGCCCTCGGCGTTCCATACGGACGGCAGCCGATCACGGTCTACTCCGACGGCGCGACCAACATCCTGAACGGGATGCGCGCGGCCGGCGTGCGCCGCTTCGCCTGCGTGAGCTCCAGCGCCATCGACCCAGCAGCAGGACCGCACGGCGGCTTCTTCTTCGAGCGCGTCCTGCAACCCGTGATCGTCAACCTGTTCGGCAAGCAGCTCTACACCGACATGCGCCGGATGGAGGCGATCGTCACCGCGAGCGATCTCGACTGGACCATCGTGCGGCCATCCGGCCTGTTCGACGCATCCGGGGTGAGCGAATACGACTACGCGGAGCGGTACACCCCGGGCGCATTCACCTCCCGCGCCGACCTCGCCGATGCGCTCCTCCGCCAAGCGACGGAACCCGAATACGTGCGCACGATCGTCGCCGTGTCGACCTCGGCGGGCGCCCCCACCGTGCGCGAACTCATCGTGCGGGAGGCGCTGGGCAAGAAGTGA
- a CDS encoding MarR family transcriptional regulator, with amino-acid sequence MTDAEALEGREKDAWLGLLALVQLLPGALDTQLSRDSAATHYEFFVLSRLAEAPNHRMRLSALATATNASMSRLSHVASRLEARGLIRRQPCEEDGRATNAVLTPAGEDFVRDASPGHLDTVRSTLLGALTADQVEQLAAISTTLVTAIDPSRRPSDSCASIVEAAKHQ; translated from the coding sequence ATGACAGACGCCGAGGCACTCGAGGGACGCGAGAAGGACGCGTGGCTCGGCCTCCTCGCGCTCGTCCAGCTCCTCCCCGGTGCGCTCGACACGCAGCTCAGCCGCGACTCCGCCGCCACGCACTACGAGTTCTTCGTGCTCTCCCGCCTGGCCGAGGCACCCAACCACCGGATGCGGTTGAGCGCGCTCGCGACGGCGACCAACGCATCCATGTCGCGGTTGAGCCACGTCGCCAGCCGCCTCGAAGCGCGCGGGCTGATCCGCCGCCAGCCGTGCGAGGAGGACGGTCGCGCGACCAACGCGGTCCTCACGCCCGCCGGCGAGGACTTCGTGCGGGATGCATCCCCCGGCCACCTCGACACCGTCCGCTCGACGCTGCTCGGAGCACTGACGGCGGACCAGGTCGAGCAGCTGGCCGCGATCTCGACCACCCTGGTGACCGCGATCGACCCCTCCCGCCGCCCGAGCGACTCCTGCGCGAGCATCGTCGAGGCCGCGAAACACCAGTAA
- a CDS encoding NAD(P)-binding domain-containing protein, protein MTSVSIIGNGNMAKAIGGVVADGGSTVEYLGRTGSAVNGDIVVLAVPYPEVDNVIAQYGDALAGKTVVDITNPLDFATFDGLVVPADGSAAAVIAAKLPGSKVVKAFNTTFAATLASKKVGDVQTTVLIAGDDDAAKAELAAAITAGGVKAVDAGSLKRARELEALGFLQLTLAVGEQIAWTGGFALQA, encoded by the coding sequence ATGACCTCGGTGAGCATCATCGGAAACGGCAACATGGCCAAGGCGATCGGCGGCGTCGTCGCCGACGGCGGAAGCACGGTCGAGTACCTCGGCCGCACCGGCAGTGCAGTGAACGGCGACATCGTCGTCCTCGCCGTGCCGTATCCGGAGGTCGACAACGTGATCGCCCAGTACGGCGACGCCCTCGCAGGCAAGACGGTCGTCGACATCACCAACCCGCTCGACTTCGCCACCTTCGACGGCCTCGTGGTCCCCGCCGACGGCTCGGCCGCTGCGGTCATCGCCGCCAAGCTGCCCGGCTCGAAGGTCGTCAAGGCGTTCAACACGACGTTCGCGGCCACCCTCGCGAGCAAGAAGGTCGGCGACGTGCAAACCACCGTCCTCATCGCGGGAGACGACGACGCGGCCAAGGCCGAGCTCGCCGCCGCCATCACCGCCGGAGGCGTGAAGGCCGTCGACGCCGGCTCGCTCAAGCGCGCCCGCGAGCTCGAAGCCCTCGGCTTCCTGCAGCTGACGCTCGCCGTCGGCGAGCAGATCGCCTGGACGGGCGGCTTCGCCCTGCAGGCGTAA
- a CDS encoding DUF1801 domain-containing protein, translated as MAIDALLRGDSRIALMTTGASDEPGDQSAWTPPDDMTTGTASPAKAAVGDRPVFAYIASLPQPQRRIAERVDELAAETLPGLRRSVKWGMSYYGVGDGWCFSCGAFAGHVKLMFINGATLDPVPPVTPLGMGKATRGVEIESVDDIDENQLADWMKQVTSRPGLGGPKR; from the coding sequence GTGGCGATCGACGCGCTGCTGCGTGGTGACTCTAGAATCGCGCTCATGACAACCGGCGCGAGCGACGAACCCGGCGACCAGAGCGCGTGGACTCCGCCGGACGACATGACCACGGGCACGGCGAGCCCTGCGAAGGCGGCCGTTGGTGACCGGCCCGTCTTCGCGTACATCGCCAGCCTTCCGCAACCGCAACGCCGCATCGCCGAACGAGTGGATGAGCTGGCAGCCGAAACCCTTCCCGGGCTCCGCCGCTCAGTGAAGTGGGGCATGTCCTACTACGGAGTCGGGGACGGATGGTGCTTCAGCTGCGGAGCTTTCGCCGGCCACGTCAAACTCATGTTCATCAACGGCGCGACGCTCGACCCGGTTCCGCCCGTCACACCACTCGGGATGGGCAAGGCAACTCGAGGCGTGGAGATCGAGTCCGTCGACGACATCGACGAAAATCAGCTTGCCGATTGGATGAAACAGGTCACCTCCCGGCCCGGACTGGGCGGCCCGAAGCGCTAG
- a CDS encoding ABC transporter ATP-binding protein: MITLDNVTLTFPDGASRVTAVDAVTLHGRAGRVTGITGPSGSGKSSILAIAGTLIRPDSGRVLIDGVDAAGLSRTEATALRRSRIGIVFQQSNLLPSLTAREQLQVMGELGDRPSRGLRRAVRARVDDLLDAVGLSGQADRRPAQLSGGQRQRVAIARALVREPRVLLVDEPTSALDQERGAAIMDLIGRLSRERDTATLLVTHDLGHSGALDELVTVVDGRVVEAAVGTTAAKHQ; this comes from the coding sequence GTGATCACCCTCGACAACGTCACCCTCACCTTCCCGGACGGCGCATCCCGCGTGACGGCCGTGGATGCGGTCACCCTGCACGGCCGCGCCGGCCGCGTCACCGGGATCACCGGCCCGTCGGGCTCCGGCAAGTCGAGCATCCTGGCCATCGCCGGCACGCTCATCCGTCCGGACTCCGGTCGCGTGCTGATCGACGGGGTGGATGCGGCCGGGCTGTCGCGCACGGAGGCCACGGCGCTGCGGCGGTCGCGCATCGGCATCGTGTTCCAGCAGTCGAACCTGCTGCCGTCGCTCACCGCCCGCGAACAGCTGCAGGTGATGGGCGAGCTCGGCGACCGGCCGTCGCGCGGGCTGCGGCGTGCGGTGCGGGCGCGGGTGGACGACCTGCTCGACGCGGTGGGCCTGTCCGGCCAGGCCGACCGGCGCCCCGCGCAGCTGTCCGGCGGGCAGCGGCAGCGGGTCGCGATCGCGCGGGCGCTCGTGCGGGAGCCGCGGGTGCTGCTCGTGGACGAGCCGACCAGCGCGCTCGACCAGGAGCGCGGCGCGGCGATCATGGACCTCATCGGGCGCCTCAGCCGCGAACGGGACACGGCGACCCTGCTGGTGACGCACGACCTGGGGCACAGCGGCGCACTGGACGAGCTGGTCACCGTGGTCGACGGCCGCGTGGTCGAGGCTGCGGTCGGGACCACGGCCGCGAAACACCAGTAA
- a CDS encoding ABC transporter permease, giving the protein MFVAWRDLRFARGRFILIGAVVALITVLVGFLAGLTGGLAFQNVSAVLDLPGNRLVLQQTDGKTAGFSESELSERTVEAWRSAPGVREALPVSIVQGRATAGGTGGTTTGVALFGMPAGDSPDGSSLRSLVPANDDEVGLSTGAAADLSARVGDRVSIAGTAYRVASIGGDLWYSHTPVVALTSSAAAEAEKRMGGSGASTVLAVTGDPDWDAVGRSTGTVALAPLASLTALETFKSEIGSLALMVVMLFGISALVVGAFFTVWTMQRSGDIAVLKALGGTTGSLVRDALGQALVVLVAGIGIGLAAVVGLGTIAGGALPFLISPLTTLVPAGAMAVLGLAGAAVALRTVTSADPLTALGSNR; this is encoded by the coding sequence GTGTTCGTCGCATGGCGCGACCTGCGGTTCGCCAGAGGCCGCTTCATCCTGATCGGCGCCGTCGTCGCGCTCATCACCGTCCTCGTCGGGTTCCTGGCCGGGCTGACCGGCGGGCTGGCGTTCCAGAACGTGTCCGCGGTGCTCGACCTGCCGGGAAACAGGCTGGTGCTGCAGCAGACGGACGGGAAGACGGCGGGATTCTCGGAGTCCGAGCTGTCCGAACGGACGGTGGAGGCCTGGCGGAGCGCGCCGGGGGTGCGCGAGGCGCTGCCGGTGAGCATCGTGCAGGGACGGGCGACGGCCGGCGGGACCGGCGGGACAACCACCGGCGTGGCCCTCTTCGGGATGCCCGCCGGCGATTCACCGGACGGTTCCTCACTGCGCAGCCTGGTCCCCGCGAACGACGACGAGGTCGGCTTGTCGACCGGAGCCGCCGCCGACCTGTCCGCCCGCGTGGGCGATCGGGTGAGCATCGCGGGCACCGCATACCGGGTCGCGTCGATCGGCGGCGACCTCTGGTACAGCCACACCCCGGTGGTCGCTCTGACGAGCAGCGCGGCGGCCGAGGCGGAGAAGCGGATGGGCGGGAGCGGCGCATCCACGGTCCTGGCGGTGACCGGCGACCCCGACTGGGATGCCGTGGGCCGGTCGACGGGGACCGTCGCGCTCGCGCCGCTCGCCAGTCTGACCGCGCTGGAGACCTTCAAGTCGGAGATCGGCTCGCTGGCGCTCATGGTGGTGATGCTGTTCGGCATCTCGGCCCTGGTGGTCGGCGCGTTCTTCACTGTGTGGACGATGCAGCGCTCCGGCGACATCGCCGTGCTCAAGGCCCTCGGCGGGACGACCGGCTCCCTGGTGCGCGACGCGCTCGGGCAGGCACTGGTTGTGCTCGTGGCAGGGATCGGCATCGGACTCGCCGCCGTTGTCGGGCTCGGCACCATCGCCGGCGGGGCGCTGCCGTTCCTGATCAGCCCGCTCACCACTCTCGTGCCCGCCGGGGCGATGGCCGTTCTCGGTCTCGCCGGCGCGGCCGTCGCCCTCCGGACCGTCACCTCGGCGGATCCCCTCACCGCACTCGGGAGCAACAGGTGA
- a CDS encoding GNAT family protein — protein sequence MDFADLVSVPERLTTPEFVLRPLVAADVELDYDAVMASREQLRPWEQTGWPADDFTLEDDLADVEGLERGHRDGRRFTYTVLTPDESECLGCVYFMPGDARSYTTAEITPLAGNQWDRVRGTVSFWVRSSRLDDGLDRRLLDAVLRWIADDWGLHDLVTMTNEEVPQQVALLELLGLRPVFRVQLPGQSGAYLAYA from the coding sequence ATGGACTTTGCCGATCTGGTCTCCGTGCCGGAGCGGTTGACGACGCCGGAGTTCGTGCTCCGTCCGCTCGTCGCCGCCGATGTCGAGCTGGACTACGACGCCGTGATGGCGAGCCGGGAACAGTTGAGGCCGTGGGAGCAGACGGGCTGGCCGGCCGACGACTTCACGCTCGAGGATGACCTCGCCGACGTCGAAGGGCTGGAGCGCGGGCACCGCGACGGGCGGCGTTTCACCTACACGGTGCTGACGCCGGACGAGTCCGAGTGTCTCGGGTGTGTCTATTTCATGCCTGGTGACGCGCGCTCGTACACGACTGCGGAGATCACGCCTCTGGCCGGCAACCAATGGGACCGGGTCCGGGGCACGGTGAGCTTCTGGGTGCGCAGCTCGCGGCTGGACGACGGGCTCGATCGGCGCCTGCTCGACGCTGTGCTCCGCTGGATCGCGGACGACTGGGGTCTCCACGACCTGGTCACCATGACGAACGAGGAGGTTCCCCAGCAGGTCGCCCTGCTCGAGCTGCTCGGCCTCCGCCCCGTGTTCCGGGTGCAGCTACCCGGGCAGTCCGGCGCCTACCTTGCCTACGCCTAG
- a CDS encoding TIM-barrel domain-containing protein produces MIRHRPSGSGHPYSIDTEQRSPVIPEAGSTAVLGVRASGMVDAVAVEFAWRPDAGLDADAGTPESLVLPLARVASSSRGRTEDGGHLASAQARLARAVGGWQVETPPLRFGGAYRYRFTATHTDGRSERTRWFSFRAAQWQPVDAGAVATASGASGASRVVPGSVSVLHDGERATRIRFALPLADGEHVTGFGERYDALDHRGAELDSVVFEQYKNQGAERKTYLPMPFAHVVGGDGWGFHVRTSRRVWFDVGASTPSELRVEAELDAPVDASGPSGDLLSVAFFDGSPTDVLRGFLAEAGTPVELPDWVFRLWASGNEWNTQAEVMRQADLHREHDIPVGSVVIEAWSDESTFTAFRDARAAVTEDGAPHRLADFEFPEDGAWPDPKGMTDELHARDIRLHLWQIPLIKMRPHPRDQVAADAAAAIRENVLIREEAPDGSLRPYRNRGWWFPLGLMPDLTDERAARWWTEKRRYLVEEVGIDGFKTDGGEHAWGSDLVYLDGRRGDEKNNTFPVAYAAAYGDLLRSAGKAPVTFSRAGFTGSQAHGAFWAGDENSTWEAFRWSMLAGLSAAASGIVYWGWDLAGFSGDVPSSELFLRSVAAATFVPIMQYHSEFNHHRTPSRDRTPWNIQERSGDDRVIPVFRRYAKLRERLVPYLAEQAAITVATARPLMRPLYFDHPADPAVWSTEPQWMLGDDLLVAPVLSEGATSWPVYLPAGSWVDAWTGEQFAGGATVTVDTPLDAIPVFVRAEAAGRMLPVFAADDDAAED; encoded by the coding sequence ATGATCCGCCACCGCCCGTCCGGCTCCGGCCACCCGTACTCGATCGACACCGAGCAGCGCTCGCCGGTCATCCCCGAGGCCGGCTCGACCGCCGTGCTCGGCGTGCGCGCCAGTGGGATGGTGGATGCGGTCGCCGTCGAGTTCGCCTGGCGGCCGGATGCGGGCCTGGATGCGGATGCTGGCACGCCCGAGTCGCTCGTGCTCCCGCTCGCCCGCGTCGCCAGCTCCTCCCGCGGACGCACCGAGGACGGCGGCCACCTCGCCTCCGCGCAGGCCAGGCTCGCCCGAGCGGTCGGTGGCTGGCAGGTCGAGACCCCGCCGCTCCGGTTCGGCGGCGCATACCGCTACCGCTTCACGGCCACGCACACCGACGGCCGCAGCGAGCGCACGCGCTGGTTCTCGTTCCGCGCGGCGCAGTGGCAGCCGGTGGATGCGGGGGCGGTAGCGACCGCATCCGGCGCATCCGGTGCATCCCGCGTCGTCCCCGGCTCGGTCTCCGTGCTGCACGACGGCGAGCGGGCGACGCGCATCCGGTTCGCGCTCCCGCTGGCCGACGGCGAGCACGTCACCGGTTTCGGCGAGCGCTACGACGCGCTCGACCACCGCGGCGCCGAACTCGACTCCGTGGTGTTCGAGCAGTACAAGAACCAGGGCGCGGAGCGGAAGACCTACCTGCCCATGCCGTTCGCGCACGTCGTGGGCGGCGATGGATGGGGTTTCCACGTCCGCACGTCCCGTCGCGTCTGGTTCGACGTCGGCGCATCCACCCCCTCCGAGCTGCGGGTCGAGGCCGAGCTCGACGCCCCGGTCGACGCATCCGGTCCCTCCGGCGACCTGCTCTCCGTCGCTTTCTTCGACGGATCCCCGACGGACGTGCTGCGCGGCTTCCTCGCCGAGGCCGGCACCCCGGTCGAGCTGCCCGACTGGGTGTTCCGGCTGTGGGCGAGCGGCAACGAGTGGAACACGCAGGCCGAGGTCATGCGCCAGGCCGACCTGCACCGCGAGCACGACATCCCCGTCGGCTCCGTGGTGATCGAGGCGTGGAGCGACGAGAGCACGTTCACCGCGTTCCGGGATGCGCGCGCCGCCGTCACCGAGGACGGCGCGCCGCACCGCCTCGCCGACTTCGAGTTCCCCGAGGACGGCGCGTGGCCGGACCCGAAGGGCATGACGGACGAACTGCACGCCAGGGACATCCGGCTGCACCTGTGGCAGATCCCGCTCATCAAGATGCGCCCGCACCCCCGCGACCAGGTCGCCGCGGACGCCGCAGCGGCGATCAGGGAGAACGTGCTCATCCGGGAGGAGGCCCCGGACGGCAGCCTGCGTCCGTACCGCAACCGCGGCTGGTGGTTCCCGCTCGGCCTGATGCCCGACCTCACCGACGAGCGCGCAGCGCGCTGGTGGACGGAGAAGCGCCGCTACCTCGTCGAGGAGGTCGGCATCGACGGCTTCAAGACGGACGGTGGAGAGCATGCCTGGGGCAGCGACCTCGTCTACCTCGACGGCAGGCGCGGCGACGAGAAGAACAACACCTTCCCCGTCGCGTACGCCGCGGCGTACGGCGACCTGCTCCGCTCGGCGGGCAAGGCGCCCGTGACGTTCAGCCGCGCGGGCTTCACCGGCTCGCAGGCGCACGGCGCGTTCTGGGCGGGCGACGAGAACTCGACCTGGGAGGCGTTCCGCTGGTCGATGCTCGCCGGACTCTCCGCCGCCGCGAGCGGCATCGTCTACTGGGGCTGGGACCTGGCCGGCTTCTCCGGCGACGTGCCCTCCTCGGAGCTGTTCCTCCGCTCGGTCGCCGCCGCGACGTTCGTGCCGATCATGCAGTACCACTCCGAGTTCAACCACCATCGCACGCCGTCGCGCGACCGCACGCCGTGGAACATCCAGGAGCGTTCGGGCGACGACCGCGTCATCCCGGTGTTCCGCCGGTACGCGAAGCTGCGCGAACGTCTCGTGCCATACCTGGCGGAGCAGGCGGCGATCACGGTCGCGACCGCCCGCCCGCTGATGCGCCCGCTCTACTTCGACCACCCGGCCGACCCGGCCGTCTGGTCGACGGAGCCGCAGTGGATGCTCGGAGACGACCTCCTCGTCGCCCCCGTGCTGTCCGAGGGCGCGACCAGCTGGCCGGTCTACCTCCCTGCCGGTTCGTGGGTGGACGCCTGGACGGGCGAGCAGTTCGCGGGAGGCGCGACCGTCACGGTGGACACCCCGCTCGACGCGATCCCGGTGTTCGTCCGCGCGGAGGCCGCGGGGCGCATGCTGCCGGTGTTCGCCGCAGACGATGACGCCGCCGAGGACTGA
- a CDS encoding response regulator transcription factor codes for MIRIVIADDHPVVRAGIRALLEGEDDLQVIGEAATPDEAVALAESTAPELVLMDLQFADGQSGADATRRIRALDAPPYVLVLTNYDTDGDILGAVEAGASGYLLKDAPPGDLIAAIRSAAAGESALAPAIAGRLMERLRSPSVSLSAREIEVLQLVADGASNAEIARRLFVTDATVKSHLVHVFSKLGVASRTAAVSTARSLGVLR; via the coding sequence ATGATCCGCATCGTGATCGCCGACGACCATCCCGTCGTGCGCGCCGGGATCCGGGCGCTGCTGGAGGGCGAGGACGACCTGCAGGTGATCGGCGAGGCCGCCACCCCCGACGAGGCCGTCGCCCTCGCAGAGTCGACGGCCCCCGAGCTGGTGCTCATGGACCTGCAGTTCGCCGACGGCCAGAGCGGAGCGGACGCGACCAGGCGTATCCGGGCCCTGGATGCGCCGCCGTACGTGCTGGTGCTCACGAACTACGACACCGACGGCGACATCCTGGGCGCCGTGGAGGCCGGCGCGAGCGGCTACCTGCTGAAAGACGCGCCTCCCGGCGACCTGATCGCGGCCATCCGCAGCGCGGCGGCCGGCGAGAGCGCGCTCGCCCCCGCCATCGCCGGCCGCCTGATGGAACGACTCCGCTCACCCAGCGTGAGCCTCTCCGCCCGCGAGATCGAGGTGCTGCAACTCGTCGCCGACGGTGCATCCAACGCCGAAATCGCCCGCCGCCTCTTCGTCACCGACGCCACGGTGAAATCGCACCTGGTGCACGTGTTCTCGAAACTCGGCGTCGCGTCGCGCACGGCCGCGGTGTCGACGGCGCGCTCGCTCGGGGTGCTGCGGTAG